One segment of Triticum aestivum cultivar Chinese Spring chromosome 2A, IWGSC CS RefSeq v2.1, whole genome shotgun sequence DNA contains the following:
- the LOC123186776 gene encoding antimicrobial peptide 1b produces MKLHMSATVPRAPRVAAILLAVVLAAVLATAVNGAQRCGDQARGAKCPNCLCCGKYGFCGSGDAYCGEGSCQSQCRGCRDDVVGQALPTESDPTRAAAASSASATGLNLTASTGGP; encoded by the coding sequence ATGAAGCTACACATGTCCGCCACGGTACCGAGAGCCCCGAGGGTGGCGGCCATCCTCCTGGCCGTGGTCCTGGCGGCGGTGCTCGCCACGGCCGTGAACGGCGCCCAGAGGTGCGGCGACCAGGCCCGCGGCGCAAAGTGCCCCAACTGCCTCTGCTGCGGTAAATACGGCTTCTGCGGCAGTGGCGACGCCTACTGCGGCGAAGGCAGCTGCCAGAGCCAGTGCCGCGGCTGCCGTGACGACGTCGTGGGGCAGGCGTTGCCGACCGAGTCGGATCCTACAAGAGctgcagcggcgtcctcggcgtcaGCCACGGGATTAAACTTGACTGCTTCCACCGGAGGCCCTTGA